CAACCTATTTGCCAGGGCGTATGGTTTACGAATATCCATATACACCAGAGAGTTTTCCTTGGTTTTATGATAAAGCGCATTGGATTGAATATCTGGATATGATGGTTGAAAACCGTTACAACTCCTTGTATTTATGGAATGGGCATCCATTTGCATCTCTTGTAAAGTTAGATGACTATCCGTATGCTCTTGAGGTAGATGAGGAGACGTTTAAGAAAAACGAAGAAATTTTTAAGTTCTTAACCGAAGAAGCAGATAAGCGTGGAATTTGGGTTATTCAGATGTTTTATAATATTCTTGTTTCAAAACCTTTTGCAGAAAAACACGGTATTGAAACTCAGGAGAGAAGTCGCCCAATTACACCATTAATTGCAGATTATACACAAAAATCGATAACAGCATTTATTAAAAAATATCCAAATGTTGGATTTTTAGTAACCTTAGGGGAGGCTATGCATACCATTGATGATGATGTTAAATGGTTTACCGAAACGATTATACCAGGTGTGAAAAATGGGTTAGAAGAATTAGGCTTAACCGAAGAGCCACCAATTGTTTTACGTGGACACGATACCGATGCAGAACGTGTTATGGAGGCTGCATTGCCTATTTATAAAAATTTATTTACTACGTTTAAATATAACGGAGAATCACTAACAACTTACGAACCGCGTGATGCTTGGGAAGATATTCCTAAAGCCTTAAGTGAATTAGGATCTGTACATGTTTCTAACGTTCATGTTTTGGCAAATTTAGAACCGTTTCGTTATGGTTCGCCAGATTTTATTCAAAAAAGCGTGAAAGCAATGCATAACATACAAGGTGCAAATGGACTCCATTTATATCCTCAAGCATCCTATTGGGATTGGCCTTATACAGCAGATAAAACAACTGTAAGGTTAAAACAAATAGACCGTGATTGGATGTGGTATCAAGCATGGGCAAGATATGCGTGGAATTCAGATCGTGACAGAAACGAAGAAGTAGATTACTGGTCAAAAACACTTAATGCGTACTATAATAGTGATGAAAGTGGTAAAGACATCGTGGAAGCCTATGAGCAAATTGGTGAAATCGCTCCAAAGTTACTCCGAACGTTTGGTATTTCAGATGGAAATCGACAAACCCTATTACTCGGTATGTTTATGGGGCAATTGGTTAATCCATATAAATATCATGTTTACAAAAACTTTTTATCATCTAACGGACCTGTTGGCGAAATACTAATAGATTATGCTGAAAAAGAATGGAAAGGCGAGACTCATGTTGGCGAAACACCGCCTCAAATTATAGCCGAAGTTGTAGCACATGGAAAATTAGCTGTTGAAGCTATAGAAAAAGTGTCTTCCTCGATTGGAAAAAATAAGGAAGAATTTGAACGTTTAAAAAACGATGTGTATTGTTATGATGCGTTTGCTAATTTCTTTGCAGAAAAAGTAAAAGCGGCAATGTTGGTTTTAAATTACAAATATTCGAATGATATTGCTGATTTAGAAAAAGCAATTCCGCATTTAGAAAAGAGTTTGGCGCATTTTAATGAGTTAACCAGGCTTACAAAAGACACTTATTTGTACGCTAACAGTATGCAAACGGCACAACGTCGTATACCAATTACAGGTCGCGATGGAACCAATAAAACCTGGGAAGATTTATTACCACATTATCAAAAAGAGTTTGATGTTTTTAAACGTAATATCGACATGCTTAAATTAAATGGAGGTAATGGACAAATCGCAAAAGCGCATAAGATATTTGAACCTGTTGAGGTTGTAATTCTTAATAAAGATACGAAGCGTTACGCTTTGAAAAAGGGACAAAAAGTATATGCTGATAATGATGCAAAAATTAACGAAGTAGCAGAAGAGTTACAGCAACTTTCTGGAGTACAGTTTTTAGATGAACAGCAAAAAGAAGCAGGAACGGTTTTACATTTTAAAACCAATAAAACAGTAAAAATTTTAGTTGGGTATTTTAATACCAATAGTTATACCGTTTTAGAGCCACCAACTTTAGAAACCAACGCACATGCAAACAATCGAGGACAAGCAGATATTAAGATTGCTAATGCCATGTTAATTCCAGGGTTGTATCCTGTTAATGTTTATAGTTATAAATATGAGCCAGGAGAACACAAATTGGTACTTGGTAAAGGGCGTGTTTTAATTTTAGGGTTTATTGATGGAGAAGAAGACATTTTAATTCATGATGCAGGTATTACTAATTCAGAAGATGGTATGGCTGTAGATTGGTTGTTTTATTAATTTTTGTAACACTGAATATTACCTCGAGCGCAGACGAAGGGGGAAGCATCTCATAAATAGAAAAATATAATTTTATTAAATGAAGTTAAGTTTTAAGTACATACTTTTTTTTACGGCTTTAGGGTTGATTTCCTGTCAAAGTAAAATCGATAATGTTCGAAAAGAAATCGTTCTTAACAGCGATTGGAAAACTATTGTATTAGATAGTCTAGGACAGTCTGAAGCAGATTTTGTAAAAAATCTAAAAACAGATGCTTCTTGGAAACAAGTTTCGGTACCACATAACTGGGATCAATATTATGGCTATCGCCGAATGAAACACGGCAATTTACACGGTACAGCATGGTATTATAAAACGTTAGAATTAGATAAGGCAAATAACAATAAACAGCATTTTTTATTTTTTGAAGGTGTAGGTTCATATGCTACTGTTTGGGTTAATGGCAAGCAAGTAGGCGAGCACAAAGGCGGAAGAACAACCTTTACTTTAGATATAACACCTGCAATTAACTTTGACGTAGAAAACAGTATTGTTGTTAAGGCTTATCATCCTGCTTTTATTGCCGATTTACCTTGGGTTTGCGGGGGTTGTTCTGGCGAATGGGGATTTTCTGAAGGTTCACAACCTATGGGTGTTTTTAGACCAGTATCGTTAATTGTTACAGATAAATTACGAATAGAACCTTTTGGTGTTCATATTTGGAGTGACGATAAAACAAATAAAGAAAAGGCATTACTTCATATTACTACAGAGGTTAAGAATTATAGTAATTCAGAAAAAACAATTACAATTGAAAATGCGCTTTTAAATGCAAATGGAGAAGAAGTTGTTTCGGTTAAAACAGAAAATATTAATGTTTCAGAATTAGAGGAAATAAAGCAAACATTACCCGAAATTTTGAACCCAAAATTGTGGTCGCCAGAGCATTCATATGTATATCAGTTGTCGACAAAAATTTATGAAAACAGTCGTTTAATAGATGAGTTAAAAACGCCTTACGGTATTCGTTGGGTAAGTTGGCCAGTAAATAGAGATGGGAATGATAATCGTTTTTTCTTAAATGACAATCCGGTATTTATAAATGGCACTTGCGAGTATGAACATGCCATTGGTAAAAGTCATTCGTTTTCGAATACTGAGATTAAATCACGTGTAGAACAAGTAAAAGCTGCGGGTTATAATGCCTTTCGTGAAGGCCATCAACCCCATAATTTAAAATATCAGGAATATTTAGACGAAGAAGGTATTTTGTTTTGGAGTCAGTTTTCGGCACATATTTGGTATGATACACCCGAGTTTAAAGCAAATTTCAAAACATTATTAAAAGAGTGGATTAAAGAGCGCAGAAATAGCCCGTCGGTTATTATGTGGGGTTTGCAAAATGAAAGCACTATTCCTAAAGCTTTTGCAGAAGAATGTACCCAAATTATTCGAGAAATGGATCCAACATCAGCAAAACAACGCATTGTTACAACTTGTAATGGAGGTGAAGGTACCGATTGGAACGTGATACAAAATTGGTCGGGAACTTATGGAGGCAATCCTTATAATTACGGTGAAGAACTAACAACACAATTATTAAACGGTGAGTATGGCGCGTGGAGATCGGCAGATTTACACACCGAAGGCGACTTCAACCAAAAAGGTGAGTTAAGTGAAAACAGGTTTTCTCAGCTTATGGAAATTAAAGTGCGCGAGGCAGAATCTGTAAAAGATAAAATTGTTGGTCAATACCATTGGTTATTGTATTCACATGAAAATCCAGGACGTACACAAAATGGAGAAGGTTATCGTGATATTGATAAAGTGGGACCCGTAAATTATAAAGGTATTTTTACGATTTGGGGCGAGCCTTTGGATGCATTTTATATGTATAGGGCTAATTATGTTTCTAAAGAAGAAAGCCCGATGGTATATATCGTTTCTCATTCGTGGCCAAACCGTTGGTTAACTTCTGGCGTTAAAAATGGTATCGATGTATATTCTAATTGCGATGAGGTAGAATTGTTTAATGATGTAAATCATGAATCCTTAGGAAGGCTTAAAAATTCAGAGATTATTGGAACGCATTTTCAATGGAACAATGTCGATATTAAATACAATGTGTTGTATGCTATTGGTTATGTGAATGGAAAAGCGGTAGCGAAAGATTATATCATTTTAAATAATTTACCTGAAGCACCTCATTTTAATACATTAGTTTCAAATACAAACGAAATTTTAAAACCACAAGAAGGGTATAATTACGTTTATAGAGTAAATAGTGGTGGTGCAGATTATAAAGATACCTTTGGTAATACTTGGTTGGCCGACGTTCATAAAACAAAAGATAATACTTGGGGTTCTAAGTCTTGGACAGATGATTTTGAAGATTTACCAGCATTTTACGCAAGTCAGAGAAATACATTTGATGCCATTCAAGGTACAAAAGATTGGAAATTGTTTCAAGATTTTAGGTATGGAGCTGATAAACTAGAATACCAATTTCCTGTACCCGATGGTAATTATTTAGTTGAATTATATTTTAATGAACCTTGGTATGGAACAGGAGGTGGAATGAATTGTAAAGATTGGCGTGTTTTCGATATCGCTATTAATACTGAAGTTGTAGAAAAAAACTTAGATATATGGAATGCTGTTGGAACAAATGCAGCACTTAAAAAAACATATAAGGTAAGTGCTAAAAACGGGAGTTTAAATATATCATTCCCTAGAGCTGAATCAGGGCAAGCTATTATTTCTGGAATTGCCATTGCAACCTTAGATGAAAATGTAAAACCAGCAGATGCCTCACCTAAAAACATAATAAATGTTTCGGCTAATGTTGATTATAAACTAACGTCATGGTTAAATGTTTCAGATAAACAATATCAAGATTCTAAAGTCAATTTTACAAAATTACCACCTCTGGTTTACGGAGCCGATTATTTGCGTTTTCCAAATTCGGTAAAAAATGAGGTGTCAGGTAGTTTTATTTTAAAAGAGCATTCGAATATTTATATAGCAATCGATGCTAAACTTAATGAAACCCCTAAATGGTTGAACGACTTCAAGATTACGACAGATACCATTCAGAATTCAAAAGGGACGTTGTTTGTTGTATATCAGAAGGATGCTAAAATAGAAGAGAAGATAACGTTTGAAAGCTTAAAGAGTTGTCCAGATTGCGATATGTATACTATCGCTGTTGTTCCAAAATATAATATGGAAGAGCAGGACGATCGCGCTATTTTAAAATTAGAAGCTGAAAATGCCACAACAACGGGTTTAGGAATTAAAAAGGCATTTTTCAAGAAAAGTGATTATATCGAATTTACTCAAAACACAAAAAACAGCTTGACTTTTGTAGTGAATCCAGGGGTTGCAAATATTTATTTAATGCGTTACCGATTCATGAATATGAACGATTTTCCTGTAAAAGTTAGATTAAAAATAGAAGATGCCAATGGTATTTTATTAAGAAATGACGATATTGAGTTTCCGATACAGAACAAAAAATGGAAGATTTTAAATACCACTTCAGGAGGATTTATAAACGCCGGAATTTATAAAATAACCATTGAGTCAGATCAAATGAAGGGTTTAAGAATTGAATCTTTCGAATTTCAATAATATTAAAAATGAAAAAAGACCTAGTTAAGCATATTGTAATTTTATTTAGTGTATTGTTTTTAATGACTGCATGTAAATCTTCTGAAAAGGACATACGTCAGGTTAAAGATTTTAATTTCGCTTGGCGTTTTCAATTAGGCGATTTTCCAGATGCCATGAAAGCAGATTTTGATGTTTCGAATTGGCGTACTTTGAATTTACCTCACGATTGGAGTATTGAAGGTGCTTTTAGTGCGGAACACCCCGCAAAACCAGAAGGAGGCGCTTTGCCAACAGGTATGGGTTGGTATAGAAAAACTTTTAATTTATCTGAAGATTTAAAAGACAAAGTTATAACAGTTGAGTTCGATGGTGTTTATAGAAATAGTGAAGTTTGGCTAAACGGACACTATTTAGGAAAACGACCTTATGGTTATATTTCCTTTGCTTATAATTTAACCGATTATTTGAATTTTGGTGAGCAACCAAACGTGATGGCTGTCAAAGTTGACAATTCAGAACAACCCAATTCACGTTGGTACTCAGGTTCTGGTATTTATAGAAATGTGCGGTTGGTTGTTGCCGAAAAGCTTCACATTGCCCATTGGGGAACTTTTGTCACAACACCAGATGTTTCAAAAGAAAAAGCCAAGGTAAATTTAGAAGTTATGCTTCAGAATGATTCCAATTTAGATAAAACATTCAAACTTGTAAGTAGCATTGTAAATGCCGAAAATGTTCAGGTTTCTATGGTGTCTTCCGAAGCAAGTATTCAAAAAAACAACATTAAAACGGCTGTTCAGGAATTTGAAATTTTGAATCCGATGTTGTGGGATACTAAGAATCCTTATCTCTATAAAGTGGTAACTAAAGTTTATGAAGATTCTAAGTTGGTTGATAATTATGAAACACCGCTTGGTATTCGATATTTTAATTTTGATGCCGAAAGGGGGTTTTCTTTAAACGGTAAACCTATGAAAATTCATGGCGTTTGTTTACATCATGATAATGGCGCTTTGGGTGCTGTTGCTAATCGAGCAGCCATAAAACGTAAACTTACTATCATGAAGGATATGGGAGTAAATGCAATACGCGTATCTCACAATCCGTCATCTGTAGAATTGTTGCAACTTTGTGATGAGATGGGTTTAATAGTACAAGCAGAAGCTTTTGATGTTTGGAAAAAGAAAAAAGTAAAAGCGGATTATCATTTAGAATGGGACAAATGGCATAAACGCGATTTAGAAGATTTAGTAAAACGCGATCGTAACCATCCATCAGTTATGATGTGGAGTATTGGTAATGAAATTCGTGAACAGTTTGATAGTACTGGTGTTGCCATGACTAGAGAACTGGTGAACATTGTAAAAACGTTAGATAAAACCAGACCTGTAACCTGTGCTTTAACAGAAAATGTTCCTGATAAAAATTTTATTTATCAATCTGGAGCTTTAGATCTTTTAGGTTTTAATTATAAGCATAAGGATTACTATGATTTTCCTGAGAAGTTTAAAGGAGAGAAAATAATAGCTTCAGAAAGTGTGTCGGCACTAGAAACTAGAGGACATTACGATATGCCTTCAGATAGTATAAAAAGATGGCCGTCTGCACATAATGTGCCTTTTGATGGTAACGACGATTTTACAGTTTCGGCTTACGACCAAGTTTCAGCCTATTGGGGTGCTACCCACGAGGAAAACTGGAAAACAGTAAAGTCTTTAGATTATATTAGTGGTATGTTTATTTGGACTGGTTTCGATTATTTAGGAGAGCCTATTCCTTATCCGTATCCAGCGCGAAGCTCGTATTTTGGAGTGGTAGATTTAGCGGGTATTCCAAAAGATGTCTATTATATGTACCAAAGCGAGTGGACAAATAAAGATGTCTTGCATGTTTTTCCGCATTGGAACTGGGAAGCAGGACAAGATGTTGATGTTTGGGCGTATTATAACAATGCCGATGAAGTGGAATTGTTTTTAAATGGTAAATCACTAGGTGTGAGATCGAAACAAAATGACGATTTACATGTGTCATGGCGTGTGCCGTTTCAATCAGGTACTATAAAAGCAGTTTCTAGAAAAGGAGGTGAAGTCGTTTTAGAAAAGGAAATTCATACGGCTGGAACTCCTTCAAAAATAGAATTGGTTACAGATAAAAAGAGTATTAAAAATGATGATTACGATTTAGTCTATGTGACGGTAAATGTATTGGATGAAAATGAAAATCTAGTTCCAGAAGCAAATAACTTAATTAAATTTGAAGTTACAGGCGGTGGTGAAATTGTTGGCGTAGATAATGGTTATCAAGCTAATTTATCTTCATTTAAAGCTTCAGAAATAAAAGCATATAACGGTAAATGTATTGTGATTATAAAATCAAATGGAAAAGAAGAAATTATTAATTTAGTTGCTTCAATAGACGGTGATCGCATTGTAGCATCAGTGGACATAAAAATAGAGTGAAATTTAGACATTTTAATATAGTTTAATGAATCTTATTTTTGAAGAAATAAAAAAAGGAAATCGACAAGTTTATCGAAATTTTTTTAATAAAAACTATGAGGGTTTGGTTATATATGCTAACGGTTATCTTTTTGATAAAGAAGCTAGCGAGGATGTAGTTCAAGAGGTGTTTATTCATCTCTGGGAAAAATCTCATAAAATTGAAATAGAATC
The nucleotide sequence above comes from Flavobacteriaceae bacterium HL-DH10. Encoded proteins:
- a CDS encoding malectin domain-containing carbohydrate-binding protein, with translation MKLSFKYILFFTALGLISCQSKIDNVRKEIVLNSDWKTIVLDSLGQSEADFVKNLKTDASWKQVSVPHNWDQYYGYRRMKHGNLHGTAWYYKTLELDKANNNKQHFLFFEGVGSYATVWVNGKQVGEHKGGRTTFTLDITPAINFDVENSIVVKAYHPAFIADLPWVCGGCSGEWGFSEGSQPMGVFRPVSLIVTDKLRIEPFGVHIWSDDKTNKEKALLHITTEVKNYSNSEKTITIENALLNANGEEVVSVKTENINVSELEEIKQTLPEILNPKLWSPEHSYVYQLSTKIYENSRLIDELKTPYGIRWVSWPVNRDGNDNRFFLNDNPVFINGTCEYEHAIGKSHSFSNTEIKSRVEQVKAAGYNAFREGHQPHNLKYQEYLDEEGILFWSQFSAHIWYDTPEFKANFKTLLKEWIKERRNSPSVIMWGLQNESTIPKAFAEECTQIIREMDPTSAKQRIVTTCNGGEGTDWNVIQNWSGTYGGNPYNYGEELTTQLLNGEYGAWRSADLHTEGDFNQKGELSENRFSQLMEIKVREAESVKDKIVGQYHWLLYSHENPGRTQNGEGYRDIDKVGPVNYKGIFTIWGEPLDAFYMYRANYVSKEESPMVYIVSHSWPNRWLTSGVKNGIDVYSNCDEVELFNDVNHESLGRLKNSEIIGTHFQWNNVDIKYNVLYAIGYVNGKAVAKDYIILNNLPEAPHFNTLVSNTNEILKPQEGYNYVYRVNSGGADYKDTFGNTWLADVHKTKDNTWGSKSWTDDFEDLPAFYASQRNTFDAIQGTKDWKLFQDFRYGADKLEYQFPVPDGNYLVELYFNEPWYGTGGGMNCKDWRVFDIAINTEVVEKNLDIWNAVGTNAALKKTYKVSAKNGSLNISFPRAESGQAIISGIAIATLDENVKPADASPKNIINVSANVDYKLTSWLNVSDKQYQDSKVNFTKLPPLVYGADYLRFPNSVKNEVSGSFILKEHSNIYIAIDAKLNETPKWLNDFKITTDTIQNSKGTLFVVYQKDAKIEEKITFESLKSCPDCDMYTIAVVPKYNMEEQDDRAILKLEAENATTTGLGIKKAFFKKSDYIEFTQNTKNSLTFVVNPGVANIYLMRYRFMNMNDFPVKVRLKIEDANGILLRNDDIEFPIQNKKWKILNTTSGGFINAGIYKITIESDQMKGLRIESFEFQ
- a CDS encoding glycoside hydrolase family 2 TIM barrel-domain containing protein — its product is MKKDLVKHIVILFSVLFLMTACKSSEKDIRQVKDFNFAWRFQLGDFPDAMKADFDVSNWRTLNLPHDWSIEGAFSAEHPAKPEGGALPTGMGWYRKTFNLSEDLKDKVITVEFDGVYRNSEVWLNGHYLGKRPYGYISFAYNLTDYLNFGEQPNVMAVKVDNSEQPNSRWYSGSGIYRNVRLVVAEKLHIAHWGTFVTTPDVSKEKAKVNLEVMLQNDSNLDKTFKLVSSIVNAENVQVSMVSSEASIQKNNIKTAVQEFEILNPMLWDTKNPYLYKVVTKVYEDSKLVDNYETPLGIRYFNFDAERGFSLNGKPMKIHGVCLHHDNGALGAVANRAAIKRKLTIMKDMGVNAIRVSHNPSSVELLQLCDEMGLIVQAEAFDVWKKKKVKADYHLEWDKWHKRDLEDLVKRDRNHPSVMMWSIGNEIREQFDSTGVAMTRELVNIVKTLDKTRPVTCALTENVPDKNFIYQSGALDLLGFNYKHKDYYDFPEKFKGEKIIASESVSALETRGHYDMPSDSIKRWPSAHNVPFDGNDDFTVSAYDQVSAYWGATHEENWKTVKSLDYISGMFIWTGFDYLGEPIPYPYPARSSYFGVVDLAGIPKDVYYMYQSEWTNKDVLHVFPHWNWEAGQDVDVWAYYNNADEVELFLNGKSLGVRSKQNDDLHVSWRVPFQSGTIKAVSRKGGEVVLEKEIHTAGTPSKIELVTDKKSIKNDDYDLVYVTVNVLDENENLVPEANNLIKFEVTGGGEIVGVDNGYQANLSSFKASEIKAYNGKCIVIIKSNGKEEIINLVASIDGDRIVASVDIKIE